The following proteins come from a genomic window of Paenibacillus swuensis:
- the sigK gene encoding RNA polymerase sporulation sigma factor SigK, whose product MPGLFTAIAIMIKQLTLLVSYVKNNAFPQPLSEEDEMKHLRQMAQGNAISRNMLVEHNLRLVAHIVKKFDNTGEDLEDLISIGTIGLIKAIESFQPDKGTKLATFAARCIENEILMHLRSLKKTRKDVSLHDPIGTDKEGNEITLIDILGSEADDVIEKVQLKIEKSKIYKNLDILDDREKEVVVGRFGLELGGEERTQREIAKELGISRSYVSRIEKRALMKLYHEFYKVKR is encoded by the coding sequence ATGCCTGGATTGTTCACAGCCATTGCTATCATGATCAAGCAGTTAACCCTGCTCGTCTCGTATGTCAAGAACAATGCGTTTCCACAGCCGTTGTCCGAAGAAGATGAAATGAAGCATCTGCGCCAGATGGCCCAAGGGAATGCGATTTCCCGAAACATGCTGGTGGAACATAACTTGAGATTGGTCGCACATATTGTCAAGAAATTTGACAACACGGGAGAAGATCTGGAGGATTTAATTTCCATCGGCACGATCGGACTGATTAAAGCCATTGAGAGCTTTCAGCCGGACAAAGGGACGAAGCTAGCCACATTTGCCGCCAGATGTATTGAGAATGAAATCCTTATGCATTTGCGTTCCCTGAAGAAAACCCGCAAAGACGTCTCCTTGCATGATCCGATCGGAACGGACAAAGAGGGGAATGAAATTACTTTGATCGACATCCTGGGTTCGGAAGCCGATGATGTCATTGAGAAGGTTCAGCTGAAAATTGAAAAAAGTAAAATTTATAAAAACCTGGATATACTGGATGACCGTGAGAAAGAAGTGGTTGTCGGCCGGTTCGGTCTGGAACTCGGCGGGGAAGAGCGGACGCAACGGGAGATCGCGAAGGAGCTGGGAATCAGCCGCAGTTATGTATCGCGGATCGAGAAGAGGGCATTGATGAAATTGTACCATGAGTTTTATAAAGTGAAGCGGTAG
- a CDS encoding glycosyltransferase, with protein MLITMLTTGTRGDTQPYIALGLALQKRGHRVRIAASESFRDFVKHYGLEYAPIRGDITKIAQSELAQDAGKADNPLKFYKSLKKDEFKRLFLDMQQDMYQACLGADAVVYHPGATLGYFAAQERHIPSILATPFPMTPTSAYPNLLFYNRPSFGKLYNKLTHRIFEMGFWMISGDHVKQFWKEQFGTAPRPFSSPFPRQRTATHPTLISLSPSVFPRPDDWSEHIHCDGYWFLEPDKSYSPPQELQDFLNAGKPPIYVGFGSISGQAQASETTAIVIEALKRNGQRGIIAKGWGGMERPDELDKDILFIDGAPHDWLFPRMAAVVHHGGAGTTAEGLRSGVPSLIIPFTNDQFAWGQRVHELGVGPKAIPRKQLTTENLTQAMKYTQINEVKAKAQVLGSRIRSERGAEASAQAVIDCIEAYQKKGK; from the coding sequence ATGTTAATCACAATGCTTACAACAGGCACCCGCGGTGACACGCAGCCTTACATTGCCTTAGGATTGGCATTGCAAAAGAGAGGCCATCGTGTGCGGATTGCAGCATCCGAGTCTTTCCGGGATTTCGTGAAACACTATGGGCTGGAGTATGCACCGATTCGAGGAGATATAACCAAGATTGCTCAGAGCGAATTGGCCCAAGACGCAGGGAAGGCCGATAATCCGCTTAAATTCTACAAAAGCCTGAAGAAAGACGAATTCAAACGGTTATTTCTCGACATGCAACAGGATATGTACCAGGCATGTCTGGGAGCAGATGCGGTTGTTTATCACCCGGGTGCCACATTAGGTTATTTCGCAGCACAGGAACGGCACATACCAAGCATTCTGGCCACGCCGTTCCCGATGACGCCAACCAGCGCTTATCCGAATCTGTTGTTCTATAACCGCCCAAGTTTCGGGAAATTATATAATAAACTGACGCATCGGATTTTTGAAATGGGGTTCTGGATGATTTCCGGCGATCATGTGAAACAATTCTGGAAAGAACAATTCGGAACGGCTCCCCGGCCGTTCTCCAGTCCGTTCCCGAGACAGCGCACGGCAACGCATCCAACCTTGATCTCGCTGAGCCCGTCTGTGTTCCCTCGGCCGGATGATTGGTCTGAGCATATTCATTGTGACGGGTACTGGTTCCTGGAGCCGGACAAGAGTTACAGTCCGCCGCAGGAGCTTCAAGACTTTCTAAACGCCGGCAAACCTCCGATATACGTCGGGTTCGGCAGTATTTCCGGACAAGCTCAGGCTTCGGAGACGACAGCCATCGTAATCGAAGCGCTGAAGCGCAACGGCCAGCGCGGCATCATCGCCAAGGGCTGGGGCGGAATGGAGCGTCCGGATGAGCTGGACAAGGATATCCTGTTTATTGACGGAGCTCCCCATGACTGGCTGTTTCCCCGCATGGCTGCGGTTGTCCATCACGGTGGTGCGGGCACGACGGCAGAGGGGCTTCGCTCCGGCGTTCCCAGCCTGATCATCCCCTTTACAAACGATCAATTTGCTTGGGGACAGCGGGTGCACGAGCTCGGCGTTGGTCCGAAAGCGATTCCTCGCAAGCAACTGACGACCGAGAATTTGACACAAGCCATGAAGTATACACAGATCAATGAGGTCAAAGCCAAAGCCCAGGTTCTGGGAAGCCGAATCCGTTCCGAACGTGGCGCAGAAGCCTCTGCACAGGCTGTCATAGACTGCATTGAAGCTTACCAAAAAAAGGGGAAGTGA
- a CDS encoding TetR/AcrR family transcriptional regulator, translating into MPKVKEEHYENKKQEILEAAKRVALKKPIYHVTMRDVVLEAGMSQGGVYKYFSNIDVLFAALLGQNSLTSEVKDEIDAIFAENKDPMQVLHVFLTYVGAYIETSVSGSGKIIHELMAFYANEPERFEKVSSQLLRASTLGYLHTAFSCFLQEQVAAKKFSPAVPLEEVIAFMATTINGIVHDAIMAQNAAYARHLMPAPNVKRLVYSLYLAVISILGAGKR; encoded by the coding sequence ATGCCTAAAGTTAAAGAAGAACATTATGAGAATAAGAAACAGGAAATTTTGGAGGCAGCCAAGCGGGTTGCTCTGAAAAAGCCGATCTACCACGTGACGATGAGGGACGTCGTACTGGAGGCGGGCATGAGCCAAGGAGGGGTGTATAAATATTTTTCGAATATTGATGTACTGTTCGCCGCTCTGCTCGGTCAGAACTCCCTTACATCCGAGGTGAAAGACGAAATCGACGCCATTTTTGCGGAAAACAAAGACCCTATGCAGGTCCTTCATGTTTTTCTGACCTATGTTGGAGCTTACATTGAAACTTCGGTTAGCGGCAGCGGCAAGATCATTCACGAGCTGATGGCTTTCTATGCTAATGAGCCGGAACGGTTTGAGAAAGTAAGCAGTCAGCTTCTGCGGGCTTCGACGCTTGGTTATCTGCATACCGCCTTCAGCTGTTTTTTGCAGGAACAAGTTGCAGCCAAGAAATTTTCGCCGGCAGTACCGCTGGAAGAGGTCATCGCCTTCATGGCGACAACGATCAATGGCATTGTGCATGATGCAATCATGGCCCAAAATGCAGCTTACGCGCGCCATCTCATGCCTGCTCCGAATGTAAAGCGGTTAGTGTACAGCTTGTATCTAGCTGTCATCTCCATTTTAGGAGCAGGCAAACGATAA
- a CDS encoding right-handed parallel beta-helix repeat-containing protein: MKLHIQQRVQIRYICLILSFVIAFSMFTFTSVNPAHAAAKTYYVSASTGQDRSDYGTSTGQPFKTIQYAANLTNPGDTVYVMNGTYNEIDDQSVFAVKRSGSSDPNGYISYLAYPGHSPKLKVTDAWNHIVVSASYIRVEGFEIEGDNANLTLSDGEARYNHFVQNKPAGTINWSYVRKTQANGIFIKPEAGSTVYPHHVIIKNNIVHDVPGGGISTTDADYITIEDNKVYNTSWYNLYATSGISILTPRNTDTNTTSYKNIVRNNRVYNNKTLVKWEKTQDYSDGNGIIIDTTLKAPAYTGKTLVTNNVSYLNGGSGIHSYKSENVDIINNTAYNNSAQLDYGEIFALFSNNVNIYNNIMVARTGKKISQDYQNSNVNVNYNIYHNGNPAVSGANDIWGDPLFGNAATGDFSTLIGSRAIDTGTTQLAPTWDFNYNPRPRGAAPDRGAYENQNLIGNPSFEWTNLNSWTKDSNSAGITVQNTGSYSGTYKANFSTTAATKLSQTVTAPTTKTYTVTAYINTNIASNVTLGADVAGVNKGQQTVASGGYKKVTFTVSANAQQSIKVWISAPQTSGGWVAIDDISVQ, translated from the coding sequence TTGAAATTACATATTCAGCAAAGGGTGCAAATTAGGTACATTTGTTTAATATTATCTTTCGTAATCGCTTTCTCCATGTTCACCTTTACCTCTGTCAATCCAGCACATGCTGCTGCCAAAACGTATTATGTAAGCGCATCAACAGGTCAGGACCGGAGCGATTACGGCACCTCGACAGGTCAACCTTTCAAAACCATTCAATATGCCGCGAATTTAACCAATCCTGGAGACACCGTTTATGTGATGAATGGAACTTATAATGAAATTGATGATCAGTCTGTTTTCGCAGTGAAGCGCTCCGGTTCTTCGGATCCGAACGGCTATATCAGTTACCTGGCTTATCCGGGTCATTCTCCAAAGCTTAAAGTGACGGATGCTTGGAACCACATTGTTGTAAGCGCTTCATACATTCGTGTGGAAGGCTTCGAAATTGAAGGAGACAATGCCAACCTTACATTAAGCGACGGGGAAGCGAGATATAACCATTTTGTTCAAAATAAGCCTGCGGGAACCATTAACTGGAGTTATGTCCGCAAAACACAGGCGAACGGCATATTCATCAAACCAGAAGCGGGAAGCACCGTCTACCCTCATCACGTGATCATTAAGAACAATATTGTTCATGATGTTCCAGGGGGCGGTATTTCAACAACGGATGCGGATTACATTACAATCGAAGATAACAAGGTGTACAACACTTCATGGTATAACCTGTATGCGACAAGCGGTATTTCCATTCTTACACCTAGAAATACAGATACCAATACAACAAGTTATAAGAATATCGTTCGAAACAATCGGGTGTATAACAACAAAACTTTGGTGAAATGGGAAAAAACTCAGGATTATTCGGACGGGAACGGGATTATTATTGACACTACCTTGAAAGCTCCGGCCTACACAGGCAAGACGTTAGTAACAAATAATGTTTCTTATTTAAATGGAGGCTCAGGGATTCATTCGTATAAGAGCGAGAATGTGGATATTATCAATAACACGGCTTACAACAATTCCGCACAGCTGGATTATGGTGAAATATTCGCGTTATTCAGCAATAATGTAAACATCTACAACAACATTATGGTTGCTAGAACCGGCAAGAAAATTAGCCAGGATTATCAAAACTCCAATGTGAATGTCAACTATAACATCTACCATAACGGAAATCCGGCAGTCAGCGGAGCGAATGACATCTGGGGAGACCCTCTGTTTGGAAATGCCGCAACGGGAGATTTCAGTACTCTGATCGGATCAAGGGCGATTGATACAGGGACAACCCAATTGGCGCCAACCTGGGATTTCAACTACAACCCGCGTCCGAGAGGAGCAGCACCTGATCGCGGAGCTTATGAGAATCAGAATTTAATCGGCAATCCAAGTTTTGAATGGACCAATCTGAATTCGTGGACCAAGGACTCCAACAGCGCAGGTATTACGGTTCAAAATACAGGTTCATATTCTGGAACATACAAGGCCAACTTCAGCACAACTGCTGCAACTAAACTGTCTCAAACCGTAACGGCACCTACAACCAAGACTTATACCGTTACTGCTTATATCAATACCAATATTGCCAGCAACGTCACCTTGGGCGCAGATGTGGCAGGTGTCAATAAGGGCCAGCAGACTGTGGCATCCGGCGGTTACAAAAAAGTAACGTTTACGGTGAGTGCGAATGCGCAACAATCCATTAAAGTGTGGATTAGCGCGCCTCAGACATCCGGCGGTTGGGTAGCAATCGATGATATTTCAGTACAATAA
- a CDS encoding sugar-binding protein — protein MKKFGLWLMVFSLVVSAFIAPVVPVSKAYAAGGTIYEAEAGTLLDATVKTSGSFSGNGYVDLGDKANGASVTWNNIQADFAGNYVVNIKYSNVSQSTKPVSLIVNGQKYATFQGEPTGGDAAPVWSTLNAVVMLNQGINKLQVISENADGPEIDVLEVTSYATIFEAENGAGAAHLDATIAANTGTAPGFSGTGYVSVATPKNGYLLYNNVVVPETGKYTLKVRYSLLSGPRPFAVTVNGARIQDAKGIASGGWNIWKYEELTGISLNAGVNTLKIERIGTNSTPVIDRFEIVSEQLLAVGDQTFRNTTFESSDADPVIAGTATGEVLNSPLISGTALKSTSGSIVKVADNAGSRGAEITTPQAKQGIIGFPFHSSWNAPVPMASYTLESSFVLKDDKANYIFKLINAAASMESPIFVFSMDGKIYARSDNKAGGALAERASWSAGTAYKVKLVFHVDTKSYDMYLNGIKLVNSEPLQDDVYSGGLKGFFMEVTGGPHQETKILVDDITLSGSNTPGTAPVINPNPGAIYVEQAYIGAPVNYYVSPAGLDTNDGLSTGKAFKTISKAASVTNPGDTVLIMPGTYSPAANVNDFVNITRSGARDAKTGISHYITYKAYDPNQKPKLLLPPNVSGVWDMVQISANYIIIDGIEIEGNNRNLTLAQGEANYASKVAGGSDWNNYALTNTNGISLVGHHITVKNSHVHHMAGGGIGGNGDYVVLDNNISNSNSWYTMYATSGISMMNNFDTDNNTTDYKIIVSNNLIYDNETKVKWEKTKGYSDGNGIIFDVDDDYKGKKLAVNNIVYDNGGGGIHVYRSNNVSVINNTIYNNSRSPYLTYPNMDAQSSDNSFFLNNISYARPGENANLDSGFNNLFANNIYFGGNARFLGQNDRVLDPKFVSLEEGNYDFHLQADSPAIDNGTRTLAPSKDIEGQVRPYTGAGSHSRVDIGAYETAWNNTTPLVDDSIIFKEPTPDQSLEAKATKGTPTLDGVIDPIWSKTESFKALKISDVTKEAPEATMRLLWDEKNLYVLAEVKDANLSVKGANLWEHDSMEFFMDENNAKSKTYQPDDGHYRVNYENLRTGGSGGKKITASSFTSAARIVEGGYIIEATLPLTTITGSIGTVIGFDAGASDDSNDDGIRDNATMWSNQRFNSHASTQWYGNITFADAPKAPTITSIQPVAVSTPAGKAPILPSVVSAVYSDDSSVTVQVYWDTVEPARYASAGNFTVNGSVYGTDIKAVANVTVTPVTTETPRATEDVSGPVNGVPDGTVNLYDLLFVTLNYGKNTTSPNWAAVQKGDVNKDGVIDIFDLKAIALKIIS, from the coding sequence TTGAAGAAGTTTGGATTATGGCTCATGGTATTTTCTTTAGTAGTAAGCGCTTTTATAGCACCTGTGGTACCGGTTTCCAAAGCTTATGCCGCTGGCGGAACCATCTATGAAGCAGAAGCGGGTACACTGTTGGATGCTACAGTAAAGACATCGGGGAGTTTTTCGGGTAACGGGTATGTTGATCTCGGAGACAAGGCGAATGGCGCCAGTGTGACTTGGAACAATATACAGGCTGATTTCGCAGGCAACTATGTGGTCAATATCAAGTACAGTAATGTATCGCAAAGTACTAAACCGGTTAGTTTGATTGTGAACGGTCAGAAGTACGCCACCTTCCAAGGGGAGCCTACAGGAGGGGATGCTGCTCCAGTGTGGAGCACGTTGAATGCGGTTGTCATGTTAAACCAAGGCATTAACAAGCTCCAAGTGATTTCTGAGAACGCTGACGGTCCGGAGATTGATGTTCTGGAAGTCACTTCGTACGCCACAATTTTTGAGGCTGAGAATGGCGCAGGAGCAGCTCATCTGGATGCAACCATCGCAGCCAATACCGGCACGGCACCTGGGTTTTCCGGAACGGGGTATGTAAGTGTCGCGACTCCGAAAAACGGCTACTTGCTTTACAATAACGTGGTTGTTCCTGAAACAGGAAAATACACATTGAAAGTGAGATACTCCTTGCTGAGCGGTCCCAGACCCTTTGCCGTAACCGTGAATGGTGCCCGCATTCAGGACGCCAAGGGCATTGCTTCGGGTGGATGGAACATTTGGAAGTATGAGGAGCTTACGGGTATATCCTTAAATGCAGGTGTAAATACCTTGAAAATTGAACGCATCGGTACCAACTCCACCCCTGTGATTGATCGGTTTGAGATTGTATCCGAACAATTACTTGCCGTAGGGGATCAAACCTTTAGAAACACCACCTTTGAATCCTCGGATGCGGATCCCGTTATTGCCGGTACCGCAACCGGTGAAGTGTTAAATTCGCCGCTGATCAGCGGAACGGCGCTGAAAAGCACCTCGGGCAGCATCGTGAAGGTCGCAGATAACGCAGGCTCCCGTGGGGCAGAAATTACAACGCCGCAAGCTAAACAGGGTATCATCGGTTTCCCTTTCCATTCCAGTTGGAACGCTCCAGTACCGATGGCAAGCTATACGCTGGAATCAAGCTTCGTACTGAAGGACGATAAGGCAAACTATATATTCAAGCTGATTAATGCCGCAGCATCCATGGAAAGTCCGATCTTTGTATTCAGTATGGACGGGAAGATTTATGCCCGGTCAGATAACAAAGCTGGCGGAGCCTTAGCTGAAAGAGCGAGCTGGAGCGCAGGTACCGCTTATAAAGTCAAGCTTGTGTTCCACGTGGACACCAAGAGTTACGATATGTATCTAAATGGTATAAAGCTGGTAAACAGTGAACCTCTGCAGGATGATGTATATTCTGGAGGATTAAAAGGATTCTTCATGGAGGTTACAGGAGGCCCGCACCAGGAAACCAAGATTCTAGTGGATGACATCACATTATCGGGTTCCAACACGCCGGGTACTGCCCCTGTAATTAACCCGAATCCTGGCGCAATTTACGTAGAGCAAGCGTATATCGGCGCTCCTGTCAATTATTATGTAAGCCCAGCCGGTCTTGACACAAACGACGGATTGTCTACAGGAAAAGCGTTCAAAACCATTAGTAAAGCGGCTAGTGTCACGAATCCGGGAGATACGGTACTCATTATGCCCGGCACCTATTCTCCGGCAGCGAATGTGAACGATTTTGTGAATATTACCCGCTCAGGAGCGCGTGACGCGAAAACCGGAATCTCCCACTATATCACGTATAAAGCCTATGATCCTAATCAGAAGCCTAAACTGTTGCTGCCACCCAATGTGTCCGGGGTGTGGGATATGGTGCAAATCAGTGCCAATTACATCATCATAGACGGCATTGAGATTGAGGGTAATAATCGGAACCTAACCTTGGCGCAAGGGGAAGCTAACTATGCAAGCAAAGTAGCGGGCGGCTCGGACTGGAATAACTATGCATTGACCAATACGAACGGAATTAGCCTTGTTGGTCATCATATTACCGTTAAAAACTCACATGTTCATCATATGGCAGGCGGGGGAATCGGCGGGAACGGCGACTATGTAGTGCTTGACAATAATATTAGCAACAGCAACAGTTGGTACACCATGTATGCAACCAGCGGTATAAGCATGATGAATAATTTTGATACGGATAATAACACGACCGACTACAAAATTATCGTTAGCAACAACCTGATTTATGACAATGAAACGAAAGTGAAATGGGAGAAAACGAAAGGTTATTCCGACGGTAACGGTATTATTTTTGATGTGGACGATGACTACAAAGGCAAAAAGCTAGCTGTGAACAATATCGTTTATGATAACGGCGGCGGCGGCATTCATGTGTACCGGAGCAATAATGTTTCGGTAATTAATAACACGATTTATAACAACAGCCGGAGTCCATATCTGACCTATCCGAATATGGATGCTCAATCAAGTGATAACTCTTTTTTCCTGAATAATATCTCATATGCCAGACCCGGCGAGAACGCGAATTTAGACAGCGGATTTAATAATCTATTTGCAAATAATATTTACTTTGGCGGAAATGCCCGGTTCTTAGGGCAAAATGACAGAGTCCTGGATCCGAAGTTCGTATCCCTGGAAGAAGGAAACTATGATTTTCATCTGCAAGCGGATTCACCTGCTATTGACAACGGTACCCGTACTTTAGCGCCATCTAAAGATATTGAAGGCCAGGTACGCCCTTATACGGGCGCAGGGTCGCATTCAAGAGTTGACATTGGAGCATATGAAACCGCATGGAACAACACTACTCCATTGGTGGATGATTCAATTATATTCAAGGAACCAACGCCAGATCAATCCTTAGAAGCTAAGGCAACGAAGGGTACGCCTACCTTGGACGGTGTAATTGATCCGATATGGTCAAAGACCGAAAGCTTTAAGGCACTCAAGATCAGCGATGTAACGAAGGAAGCACCTGAGGCTACAATGCGTTTATTATGGGATGAAAAGAATTTATATGTACTGGCTGAAGTAAAAGATGCAAATCTAAGTGTTAAAGGCGCCAACCTATGGGAACATGATTCCATGGAGTTCTTCATGGATGAGAACAACGCCAAATCGAAAACGTATCAACCGGACGACGGTCATTATCGAGTCAACTATGAAAATTTAAGAACAGGCGGATCCGGCGGTAAAAAAATAACAGCCAGCAGCTTTACATCCGCAGCCCGAATTGTGGAGGGCGGCTATATCATTGAAGCGACACTTCCGCTGACGACCATTACCGGATCTATAGGAACGGTGATCGGTTTCGACGCAGGCGCGAGTGATGACAGCAATGACGACGGGATCCGGGATAATGCAACGATGTGGAGCAACCAAAGGTTCAATTCACATGCTTCTACACAGTGGTATGGTAATATCACGTTTGCGGATGCCCCAAAAGCACCGACGATTACAAGTATTCAACCTGTTGCGGTAAGCACACCGGCTGGGAAAGCGCCAATACTGCCTTCCGTTGTCTCGGCTGTTTACAGTGACGACTCCAGCGTAACTGTACAGGTTTACTGGGATACGGTTGAACCGGCCCGTTACGCAAGTGCGGGAAACTTCACGGTCAACGGATCTGTTTACGGCACGGATATTAAAGCGGTTGCGAATGTAACGGTAACTCCTGTTACGACGGAAACACCGCGTGCTACCGAGGATGTAAGCGGTCCGGTGAACGGTGTGCCGGACGGCACCGTCAATCTGTATGACTTGTTGTTCGTTACATTAAATTATGGCAAGAACACAACGAGTCCGAACTGGGCAGCTGTACAGAAGGGTGATGTCAATAAAGACGGCGTGATTGATATCTTCGATCTGAAAGCGATCGCCCTCAAAATTATAAGCTAA
- a CDS encoding helix-turn-helix transcriptional regulator → MTYPLELRESTHLIHDDYPVNLFRNRCQTCSEHEPILGLHWHEHFEIIQMVTGQAVFHIESKPYLVAPGDCLFVPSGGLHVGYQVGSEPVEYIAIVFNKKLLNIDTKDSAHHQYVRPYLEGLIQFPVAYPDKDPDNEVLSLLVNQTVRELELKDRAYELAVKHNLYSLFIQLSRRFSPFSSEPQGTNPNRRLERFKPLFLFVDEHPTGKISVEEAAGYVNLNPYHFCKMFKKITGRTFVEYMNLQRVSRAEQLLRETDYTITEIAELIGCGNPNYFTKLFKQYRGVAPSRIR, encoded by the coding sequence GTGACATATCCTTTGGAGCTTCGCGAATCGACTCATTTAATTCATGATGATTATCCGGTCAACTTGTTTCGAAACCGATGTCAGACCTGTTCTGAGCATGAACCCATTCTGGGACTCCATTGGCATGAACACTTCGAGATCATTCAGATGGTTACCGGACAAGCGGTGTTTCACATTGAAAGCAAACCCTACCTGGTTGCCCCCGGGGATTGCCTGTTCGTCCCGTCCGGCGGACTTCATGTCGGATATCAGGTGGGATCTGAGCCTGTTGAGTACATCGCAATCGTGTTTAACAAGAAATTGCTCAACATAGACACCAAAGACTCTGCTCATCATCAGTATGTTCGGCCCTATCTCGAAGGATTAATCCAATTTCCTGTTGCTTATCCAGATAAGGACCCAGATAACGAAGTACTTTCGCTTCTAGTGAATCAGACTGTTCGGGAACTGGAACTTAAGGACCGCGCTTATGAACTTGCTGTAAAACATAATTTGTACTCCCTGTTTATCCAGTTATCACGGCGATTCTCCCCCTTTTCCTCCGAACCGCAAGGCACGAACCCTAACCGGAGGTTGGAGCGGTTCAAACCGTTATTTCTCTTTGTGGATGAGCATCCGACAGGCAAGATTTCTGTGGAAGAAGCCGCCGGCTACGTGAACCTGAACCCCTATCATTTCTGCAAAATGTTCAAAAAAATTACCGGGCGAACCTTCGTGGAATACATGAACCTTCAACGCGTCAGCAGGGCGGAACAACTACTAAGGGAAACGGATTACACGATTACTGAAATTGCCGAGTTGATCGGTTGCGGCAATCCCAACTACTTTACGAAGTTGTTTAAACAGTATCGGGGCGTTGCGCCTTCCCGAATCCGTTAA
- a CDS encoding sugar phosphate isomerase/epimerase family protein yields MENKEIRIGTLVHGGSAIKVIPQLIPHGFESFGLTFWQTTGSTNLKEVAQQTQEILQEQDVRISTLGVFGNPLTGAGDNADTLASWERLIDHAHLFGAPIVSGFTGRLTDCTLDESIPKFKEVFGELAKRAEDRGIKLAFENCSMGGTWERGDWNIAHNPAAWELMFDAVPSEHIGLQWEPCHQMVSLIEPIPQLRKWVDRIFNVHGKDATIAWDVIRESGVHGLKPYVWHRTPGFGDTNWTDIISILRMGGYQGSIDIEGWHDPVYRDDLEMTGQVHGLNYLKSCRGGAYVPNPTE; encoded by the coding sequence ATGGAGAATAAAGAAATCAGGATCGGCACTTTAGTTCATGGGGGCTCGGCGATTAAGGTTATTCCGCAACTCATTCCACATGGCTTTGAATCATTCGGACTAACCTTCTGGCAAACGACGGGTTCGACAAACCTGAAAGAAGTAGCTCAGCAAACCCAGGAGATCTTGCAAGAACAAGATGTTCGCATTTCCACGCTTGGCGTCTTTGGAAATCCATTAACAGGTGCGGGTGATAATGCCGATACATTAGCCAGTTGGGAGCGTTTAATCGACCATGCTCATTTATTCGGTGCTCCAATTGTATCCGGTTTCACAGGCAGATTAACGGATTGTACGCTGGATGAATCCATACCTAAATTCAAAGAAGTATTCGGGGAACTGGCTAAACGCGCGGAGGACCGAGGCATTAAATTGGCGTTTGAAAATTGCTCCATGGGCGGTACCTGGGAGCGTGGAGACTGGAATATTGCCCATAATCCTGCCGCTTGGGAGCTGATGTTTGACGCGGTGCCTTCGGAACACATCGGTTTACAGTGGGAACCTTGTCATCAGATGGTTAGCTTGATTGAACCGATTCCTCAACTGCGTAAATGGGTGGACCGCATCTTCAACGTGCACGGCAAGGATGCAACGATTGCATGGGACGTGATCCGGGAAAGCGGAGTACATGGATTAAAGCCATACGTGTGGCATCGAACACCGGGTTTTGGCGATACCAACTGGACGGACATCATTTCCATCCTTCGTATGGGCGGATATCAAGGCTCCATTGATATTGAAGGCTGGCATGACCCGGTTTATCGCGATGATCTGGAAATGACTGGCCAAGTGCATGGTTTGAATTATTTAAAAAGTTGCCGGGGCGGAGCCTACGTGCCGAATCCGACCGAATAA